The Pelodiscus sinensis isolate JC-2024 chromosome 4, ASM4963464v1, whole genome shotgun sequence genomic sequence AGGGCACAGTTGGTACAAGAACTCCATAGAGCATAGAAAAGGATACAGAGTAGCAGGAAGCTGTCAAAACTCCCTTTGGTTCCCGCACAGAAATCACACTCATCACCCTTGGAACTGCCCAATGGAATCAAAAGCACTGGAAAGAAGAGGGAGCTATATTCCATGACCCGCACCTTCGTCCCAGTGCAGCCAGTTCCCTATTTTGAAAGCACATCACCtacattttatgtgcacacaGAGGCAGTAGCCGAATGCAACTCTCATCTCAGTGGAAACCTGCAGTCCTTGTTGGAAGACAGACACGTGTATATTAACAAGATAATAATGAACAATACCACCATGGGCTCCGCAAAATGGCATCACTGTACGATGGGAACGGAATTCACCTCTTTCCACTGCTCATCCCAGTGCTTTTTGAGAGATGggcagtggaaggaggtgaattCAGTTCCCATCATACAATGATGCACTGGGATGAGTACAATCAAGACTTGGTTAGCAGTTTATTCTTTGCTTTCCTCAGggcgtccttcacctccctgttcctcaggctgtagatgagggggttcaacatggggatcactACCGTGTAAAATACGGAAGGTATTTTATCCATTTCCACAGAATAGGTGGAGAAGGGTCGGAAACAGATGTAGAGTTGGGTGCCATGAAACATGCCCACCGCGCACAAGTGGGaagcgcaggtggagaaggctttgtaccGGCCCTCGGCAGAGCGGATCCGCAGGATGGTGGAAAAGATACAGACATAGGAGACAAGAATGGTCACAAGGCTAATCACTATGCTGCAGCATATGGAAACAAATATCAGAATCTCACTGGTgtgggtgtcagagcaggagagaaCCAGCAGCGGGGAGCAGTCACAGAAGTAGTGTGGGATGATGTTGGAGCTGCAGAACGACAGCCGGAATATAGAACACGTCAGGGTCACTGAATCCACCAATCCCACAGCGCACACCCCAGCCACCAGCAGGATACAGCGCTGTCTGGACATGATGACCGTATAGAGcagtgggttacagatggccacataacggtcataggccatcacagccagcaagagagaCTCAATATCTACACACTGAAGaaagaaatacatttgcacagcgCAGGCAGTGCGAGAAATGCTTTTCCTCTCGGCtaagaaattctgcagcatctCAGGGACAATCACTGAGGAATAGCAGAGATCAGAGAAAGACAAATTtcggaggaaaaagtacatgggggtgtggagtcggggGTCAGTTGtgattaacaaaatcatcccCCCATTTGCCACCATGGTGAGAACATAAATCAGAAGGAACAACACAAACAGGGGGACCTGCATCTCCGGTtgatctgtcagtcctgagagaatgaactcagtcgCTTCCGAgcgatttccctcttccatctcctctgagctGAGAACAGGCAGGTCCATCTATGTGGTCAGGTGGATGGAGGTGGGAAAGTGTCCTTTCACTGTTATGAAGTAAGTGATGATCAAT encodes the following:
- the LOC102452636 gene encoding olfactory receptor-like protein COR4, with the translated sequence MEEGNRSEATEFILSGLTDQPEMQVPLFVLFLLIYVLTMVANGGMILLITTDPRLHTPMYFFLRNLSFSDLCYSSVIVPEMLQNFLAERKSISRTACAVQMYFFLQCVDIESLLLAVMAYDRYVAICNPLLYTVIMSRQRCILLVAGVCAVGLVDSVTLTCSIFRLSFCSSNIIPHYFCDCSPLLVLSCSDTHTSEILIFVSICCSIVISLVTILVSYVCIFSTILRIRSAEGRYKAFSTCASHLCAVGMFHGTQLYICFRPFSTYSVEMDKIPSVFYTVVIPMLNPLIYSLRNREVKDALRKAKNKLLTKS